From the genome of Pseudomonas helvetica:
AGACAACCCCAGGCGCCGTGCCGCCGCAGAGAAACCCTGCTCTTGCGCCACGGCGACGAATACCTGCATTTCCTGGAGTCTGTCCATGAGCTACCTGTTGCATCGTCGTGTCCGGCCCTGAATGAGCCGGTTACAGACTGCCTTCGACATCTTCCAGACTGAAAGTCTCGGTGTTGTCGTCATAGGAGAATATTTCGGCGTACCGGCCCCAACTGATCACGTTCTCCAGCGTTTCTTCTACTGCGGTGTCACTGAGCGAGTCCCCCAACTCCTGCTCGAAACGCACACGCGGCGCCCAATGACCGCGTCGCTCCTGCAACACCTGGCGAATACGGGCGGCCAAGGGCACATACCGGAGCAGATGATCGGCAAAAATGGTTTTGCGCTCCTGGGTACCGTACTCCTCGAACAGCTTGCCCGCGTCCGTCAATTTGATGTCGGCGCCCTTGAGCTCGGCAAACCCCAGATGTTCGAGCATCTCCGCCACCGGAAACAGGTCGTCGACCTCCAGCAACAGGCGCTCGGCAACATTGGAGAGGCTGTCCTGCCCATAATACGGCTCGGCCGCCAGTGCGGAAATCAAACCCGCCATGAGGTTTGTCGACACGTCAGGCAATGGGCTGCCCAATTGCAGTTCGGCCTTGCCGGTTTTGGCATCGGCACTGCGCCGGTTGGTCATCAGTGCATAGATGTCATCGACCATTTTGCGAAAGGCCGGGTCCAGACGGTTGCGCGGGTGGGCGAACGGCACACGGATTTGTGCCACGACCCGGCCGGGGTTCGACGACAACACCAGCACGCGGTCGCACATCAACACCGCTTCTTCAATGTTGTGAGTCACGATCAGGATGGACTTGATCGGCAGCTGGCCGCCACTCCACAGGTCCAGCAAATCGGTTCTCAGGGTTTCTGCCGTCAGTACGTCCAGCGCCGAGAACGGCTCGTCCATCAGCAGCAAGGTCGGATTGACCACCAGCGCCCGGGCAAAGCCTACGCGCTGGCGCATGCCACCCGACAATTCCCGTGGGTACGCGTTTTCGAAACCGTCGAGGCCGATCAGGTCGATCGCTGCCAGTGCACGCTTGCGCGCAGCCTTGGGTTCAACCTGCAACGCCTGAAGACCGGCCTCAACGTTTTCCAGAACGGTCAGCCAGGGAAACAGGGCAAAGGTCTGAAAGACCATGGCCACGCCTTCGGCAGGTCCGGTCAATAACGAGCCGTTATAGCGAACC
Proteins encoded in this window:
- a CDS encoding nitrate/sulfonate/bicarbonate ABC transporter ATP-binding protein, which encodes MNSQAEKTGAHSEIYALKNVCRGFGKGKDELQVLSDVDLTLREGEIVGMLGRSGSGKSTLLRIIAGLILPSSGEVRYNGSLLTGPAEGVAMVFQTFALFPWLTVLENVEAGLQALQVEPKAARKRALAAIDLIGLDGFENAYPRELSGGMRQRVGFARALVVNPTLLLMDEPFSALDVLTAETLRTDLLDLWSGGQLPIKSILIVTHNIEEAVLMCDRVLVLSSNPGRVVAQIRVPFAHPRNRLDPAFRKMVDDIYALMTNRRSADAKTGKAELQLGSPLPDVSTNLMAGLISALAAEPYYGQDSLSNVAERLLLEVDDLFPVAEMLEHLGFAELKGADIKLTDAGKLFEEYGTQERKTIFADHLLRYVPLAARIRQVLQERRGHWAPRVRFEQELGDSLSDTAVEETLENVISWGRYAEIFSYDDNTETFSLEDVEGSL